From one Pieris brassicae chromosome 5, ilPieBrab1.1, whole genome shotgun sequence genomic stretch:
- the LOC123709659 gene encoding zinc finger protein 567-like isoform X2, translating to MKWMKRERYVRSKISSRTSSDKKVDDLTPFPKMLCDNCYGIIQLTSEFRESILINDKQLNDFAKLYFSSEIIPTSNGAVPEETRATEPVICNTELQESHVQPIIRVRNDLFQNKVINTDSSQTTNDMGDLSSLEKQNEQAPPEHENCDLLNTNESISKASMETIIIDDEDVLRQSNDSPEIDGITNDLYIDETAYLCDQDNVNESKRELREKDLLAVNLALPMDQNSRISTESIDTIILDYEDSPQQSNVCQVLPMERANDSHENIENDPKLKEDLNKNRQNRSFSNDDSWEIIITCESPAKDIENMSNTNYDCKKQSNKHKKTPPKHNAQIKREIADDQEDIKFSKRIKFEDGLEYNCDQCSKFFMSKKKLYCHKRVHNKKYECIIAGCKKTFATKGDLQKHTRTHTGERPYECDLCDKKFRQKILLRYHKGSIHGIKIKKTDEENDDNI from the exons ATGAAAtggatgaagcgagagaggtatGTCCGTAGCAAGATCTCCTCTCGGACCTCTTCGGACAAAAAG GTTGATGATTTAACTCCATTTCCAAAAATGCTATGTGATAATTGTTATGgaataattcaattaacaaGCGAATTTCGGGAATCAATTCTTATTAATGACAAACAGCTGAATGATTTTGCTAAACTTTATTTCTCTTCGGAAATT atccCTACCTCTAATGGAGCTGTACCAGAAGAGACAAGGGCCACAGAACCGGTGATTTGTAATACTGAGCTCCAAGAAAGCCATGTTCAACCAATAATTAGAGTTAGAAATgatttgtttcaaaataaagTAATCAAT ACAGATTCTAGTCAAACAACTAATGACATGGGTGATTTGAGTTctttagaaaaacaaaatgaacAAGCACCTCCAGAACATGAAAACTGTGATCTCTTAAAT ACAAATGAATCAATATCAAAAGCATCAATGGagacaataataatagatgATGAGGATGTACTTCGACAAAGCAATGATAGTCCAGAAATAGATGGAATAACAAATGATTTGTATATAGATGAAACGGCATAT TTATGTGATCAAGACAATGTGAATGAGAGTAAGAGAGAACTAAGagaaaaagatttattagCAGTGAATTTAGCTCTTCCAATGGATCAGAATTCTAGA ATTTCAACGGAATCAattgatacaataatattagacTATGAAGATTCACCCCAACAAAGCAATGTTTGCCAAGTTCTCCCGATGGAAAGAGCTAAT gattctcatgaaaatattgaaaatgacCCGAAACTTAaagaagatttaaataaaaatagacaaaaTCGAAGCTTTTCAAATGATGATAGTtgggaaataattattacatgt GAATCTCCTGCCAAGGATATTGAAAATATGTCAAATACAAATTACGATTGTAAAAAACAATCTAATAAGCACAAAAAGACACCACCCAAACATAATGCACAAATTAAAAGG gaaatCGCCGATGACCAGGAGGATATTAAGTTTTCAAAGAGAATAAAATTCGAGGACGGTTTGGAATATAATTGTGac CAGTGTTCAAAGTTTTTTATGTCGAAGAAAAAACTGTACTGCCATAAGAGGgttcataataaaaagtatgaaTGCATAATAGCAGGTTGTAAAAAAACCTTCGCAACGAAAGGAGatcttcaaaaacatacacgGACTCACACTGGAGAAAGGCCGTACGAATGTGATCTTTGTGATAAGAAATTCAgacagaaaatattattgagaTATCATAAAGGCTCAATCCatggtattaaaataaagaagacCGACGAAGAAAATGATGATAATATTTGA
- the LOC123709659 gene encoding zinc finger protein 567-like isoform X1, which produces MDELILYHHRNKTLSTLCRLCLDQTGTTDIFQDYTLPDKISAITGIKVDDLTPFPKMLCDNCYGIIQLTSEFRESILINDKQLNDFAKLYFSSEIIPTSNGAVPEETRATEPVICNTELQESHVQPIIRVRNDLFQNKVINTDSSQTTNDMGDLSSLEKQNEQAPPEHENCDLLNTNESISKASMETIIIDDEDVLRQSNDSPEIDGITNDLYIDETAYLCDQDNVNESKRELREKDLLAVNLALPMDQNSRISTESIDTIILDYEDSPQQSNVCQVLPMERANDSHENIENDPKLKEDLNKNRQNRSFSNDDSWEIIITCESPAKDIENMSNTNYDCKKQSNKHKKTPPKHNAQIKREIADDQEDIKFSKRIKFEDGLEYNCDQCSKFFMSKKKLYCHKRVHNKKYECIIAGCKKTFATKGDLQKHTRTHTGERPYECDLCDKKFRQKILLRYHKGSIHGIKIKKTDEENDDNI; this is translated from the exons ATGGACGAGTTGATTTTGTATCATCACAGAAATAAAACTCTAAGTACTTTATGTAGACTTTGTCTCGATCAAACTGGGACAACCGATATTTTTCAAGATTATACTTTACCAGACAAGATTTCTGCAATAACAGGTATAAAA GTTGATGATTTAACTCCATTTCCAAAAATGCTATGTGATAATTGTTATGgaataattcaattaacaaGCGAATTTCGGGAATCAATTCTTATTAATGACAAACAGCTGAATGATTTTGCTAAACTTTATTTCTCTTCGGAAATT atccCTACCTCTAATGGAGCTGTACCAGAAGAGACAAGGGCCACAGAACCGGTGATTTGTAATACTGAGCTCCAAGAAAGCCATGTTCAACCAATAATTAGAGTTAGAAATgatttgtttcaaaataaagTAATCAAT ACAGATTCTAGTCAAACAACTAATGACATGGGTGATTTGAGTTctttagaaaaacaaaatgaacAAGCACCTCCAGAACATGAAAACTGTGATCTCTTAAAT ACAAATGAATCAATATCAAAAGCATCAATGGagacaataataatagatgATGAGGATGTACTTCGACAAAGCAATGATAGTCCAGAAATAGATGGAATAACAAATGATTTGTATATAGATGAAACGGCATAT TTATGTGATCAAGACAATGTGAATGAGAGTAAGAGAGAACTAAGagaaaaagatttattagCAGTGAATTTAGCTCTTCCAATGGATCAGAATTCTAGA ATTTCAACGGAATCAattgatacaataatattagacTATGAAGATTCACCCCAACAAAGCAATGTTTGCCAAGTTCTCCCGATGGAAAGAGCTAAT gattctcatgaaaatattgaaaatgacCCGAAACTTAaagaagatttaaataaaaatagacaaaaTCGAAGCTTTTCAAATGATGATAGTtgggaaataattattacatgt GAATCTCCTGCCAAGGATATTGAAAATATGTCAAATACAAATTACGATTGTAAAAAACAATCTAATAAGCACAAAAAGACACCACCCAAACATAATGCACAAATTAAAAGG gaaatCGCCGATGACCAGGAGGATATTAAGTTTTCAAAGAGAATAAAATTCGAGGACGGTTTGGAATATAATTGTGac CAGTGTTCAAAGTTTTTTATGTCGAAGAAAAAACTGTACTGCCATAAGAGGgttcataataaaaagtatgaaTGCATAATAGCAGGTTGTAAAAAAACCTTCGCAACGAAAGGAGatcttcaaaaacatacacgGACTCACACTGGAGAAAGGCCGTACGAATGTGATCTTTGTGATAAGAAATTCAgacagaaaatattattgagaTATCATAAAGGCTCAATCCatggtattaaaataaagaagacCGACGAAGAAAATGATGATAATATTTGA
- the LOC123709659 gene encoding zinc finger protein 33B-like isoform X4: protein MLCDNCYGIIQLTSEFRESILINDKQLNDFAKLYFSSEIIPTSNGAVPEETRATEPVICNTELQESHVQPIIRVRNDLFQNKVINTDSSQTTNDMGDLSSLEKQNEQAPPEHENCDLLNTNESISKASMETIIIDDEDVLRQSNDSPEIDGITNDLYIDETAYLCDQDNVNESKRELREKDLLAVNLALPMDQNSRISTESIDTIILDYEDSPQQSNVCQVLPMERANDSHENIENDPKLKEDLNKNRQNRSFSNDDSWEIIITCESPAKDIENMSNTNYDCKKQSNKHKKTPPKHNAQIKREIADDQEDIKFSKRIKFEDGLEYNCDQCSKFFMSKKKLYCHKRVHNKKYECIIAGCKKTFATKGDLQKHTRTHTGERPYECDLCDKKFRQKILLRYHKGSIHGIKIKKTDEENDDNI, encoded by the exons ATGCTATGTGATAATTGTTATGgaataattcaattaacaaGCGAATTTCGGGAATCAATTCTTATTAATGACAAACAGCTGAATGATTTTGCTAAACTTTATTTCTCTTCGGAAATT atccCTACCTCTAATGGAGCTGTACCAGAAGAGACAAGGGCCACAGAACCGGTGATTTGTAATACTGAGCTCCAAGAAAGCCATGTTCAACCAATAATTAGAGTTAGAAATgatttgtttcaaaataaagTAATCAAT ACAGATTCTAGTCAAACAACTAATGACATGGGTGATTTGAGTTctttagaaaaacaaaatgaacAAGCACCTCCAGAACATGAAAACTGTGATCTCTTAAAT ACAAATGAATCAATATCAAAAGCATCAATGGagacaataataatagatgATGAGGATGTACTTCGACAAAGCAATGATAGTCCAGAAATAGATGGAATAACAAATGATTTGTATATAGATGAAACGGCATAT TTATGTGATCAAGACAATGTGAATGAGAGTAAGAGAGAACTAAGagaaaaagatttattagCAGTGAATTTAGCTCTTCCAATGGATCAGAATTCTAGA ATTTCAACGGAATCAattgatacaataatattagacTATGAAGATTCACCCCAACAAAGCAATGTTTGCCAAGTTCTCCCGATGGAAAGAGCTAAT gattctcatgaaaatattgaaaatgacCCGAAACTTAaagaagatttaaataaaaatagacaaaaTCGAAGCTTTTCAAATGATGATAGTtgggaaataattattacatgt GAATCTCCTGCCAAGGATATTGAAAATATGTCAAATACAAATTACGATTGTAAAAAACAATCTAATAAGCACAAAAAGACACCACCCAAACATAATGCACAAATTAAAAGG gaaatCGCCGATGACCAGGAGGATATTAAGTTTTCAAAGAGAATAAAATTCGAGGACGGTTTGGAATATAATTGTGac CAGTGTTCAAAGTTTTTTATGTCGAAGAAAAAACTGTACTGCCATAAGAGGgttcataataaaaagtatgaaTGCATAATAGCAGGTTGTAAAAAAACCTTCGCAACGAAAGGAGatcttcaaaaacatacacgGACTCACACTGGAGAAAGGCCGTACGAATGTGATCTTTGTGATAAGAAATTCAgacagaaaatattattgagaTATCATAAAGGCTCAATCCatggtattaaaataaagaagacCGACGAAGAAAATGATGATAATATTTGA
- the LOC123709659 gene encoding zinc finger protein 33B-like isoform X3 — translation MDELILYHHRNKTLSTLCRLCLDQTGTTDIFQDYTLPDKISAITGIKIPTSNGAVPEETRATEPVICNTELQESHVQPIIRVRNDLFQNKVINTDSSQTTNDMGDLSSLEKQNEQAPPEHENCDLLNTNESISKASMETIIIDDEDVLRQSNDSPEIDGITNDLYIDETAYLCDQDNVNESKRELREKDLLAVNLALPMDQNSRISTESIDTIILDYEDSPQQSNVCQVLPMERANDSHENIENDPKLKEDLNKNRQNRSFSNDDSWEIIITCESPAKDIENMSNTNYDCKKQSNKHKKTPPKHNAQIKREIADDQEDIKFSKRIKFEDGLEYNCDQCSKFFMSKKKLYCHKRVHNKKYECIIAGCKKTFATKGDLQKHTRTHTGERPYECDLCDKKFRQKILLRYHKGSIHGIKIKKTDEENDDNI, via the exons ATGGACGAGTTGATTTTGTATCATCACAGAAATAAAACTCTAAGTACTTTATGTAGACTTTGTCTCGATCAAACTGGGACAACCGATATTTTTCAAGATTATACTTTACCAGACAAGATTTCTGCAATAACAGGTATAAAA atccCTACCTCTAATGGAGCTGTACCAGAAGAGACAAGGGCCACAGAACCGGTGATTTGTAATACTGAGCTCCAAGAAAGCCATGTTCAACCAATAATTAGAGTTAGAAATgatttgtttcaaaataaagTAATCAAT ACAGATTCTAGTCAAACAACTAATGACATGGGTGATTTGAGTTctttagaaaaacaaaatgaacAAGCACCTCCAGAACATGAAAACTGTGATCTCTTAAAT ACAAATGAATCAATATCAAAAGCATCAATGGagacaataataatagatgATGAGGATGTACTTCGACAAAGCAATGATAGTCCAGAAATAGATGGAATAACAAATGATTTGTATATAGATGAAACGGCATAT TTATGTGATCAAGACAATGTGAATGAGAGTAAGAGAGAACTAAGagaaaaagatttattagCAGTGAATTTAGCTCTTCCAATGGATCAGAATTCTAGA ATTTCAACGGAATCAattgatacaataatattagacTATGAAGATTCACCCCAACAAAGCAATGTTTGCCAAGTTCTCCCGATGGAAAGAGCTAAT gattctcatgaaaatattgaaaatgacCCGAAACTTAaagaagatttaaataaaaatagacaaaaTCGAAGCTTTTCAAATGATGATAGTtgggaaataattattacatgt GAATCTCCTGCCAAGGATATTGAAAATATGTCAAATACAAATTACGATTGTAAAAAACAATCTAATAAGCACAAAAAGACACCACCCAAACATAATGCACAAATTAAAAGG gaaatCGCCGATGACCAGGAGGATATTAAGTTTTCAAAGAGAATAAAATTCGAGGACGGTTTGGAATATAATTGTGac CAGTGTTCAAAGTTTTTTATGTCGAAGAAAAAACTGTACTGCCATAAGAGGgttcataataaaaagtatgaaTGCATAATAGCAGGTTGTAAAAAAACCTTCGCAACGAAAGGAGatcttcaaaaacatacacgGACTCACACTGGAGAAAGGCCGTACGAATGTGATCTTTGTGATAAGAAATTCAgacagaaaatattattgagaTATCATAAAGGCTCAATCCatggtattaaaataaagaagacCGACGAAGAAAATGATGATAATATTTGA